The window CCGCAATAAACTCAACTTTGCCACGGATTCATCAAAAACTTCCACACCATCCGGCTTTATTCCTGCCTGATAAATTGCAAACGGTACAGGATCAGCAACATGAGTTTTGATGGAAATTGGAGTTGGATGGTCCGGCGCAACGATAATCTTATAATCAAAATCTTTTAACCCTTCAAGTATTGTGCCCACAACCTTGCTGTCAAATTGTTCAATAGCTTCAATTTTTGCTTCTATATCGCCACTATGACCCGCCTCATCAGGCGCCTCAACATGAACAAATATAAAATCCAATTTTTTTAAAGCATATAAAGCATAATTTGCTTTAGCCAGATAATCTGTATCGAAATAACCCGTAGCTCCCGGAACATCAATGACTTTAAGGCGAATACAGCGACCTATCCCTTTAATCAAGTCCACCGCTGAAACAACTCCACCAGCCAAACCATACTTTTCGGAAAAAGCCGGCATCGAAGGGGCTATTCCTTGTCCCCAAAGCCAAATCATGTTTGCCGGGTTTTTCCCCATTTTTTTCCGTCTGATATTTACCTCATGATTTTCAAGAATCTCTCTGGAAGAAACCATTAATTTTCTCAATAAAGAAGAGTTTTCTCCTTTAGGAAGATTTTTATTAATAGATTGCCCTGTGATGTCATGAGGGGGAATGCATAATGTTCTGGAATAATCACCTTTTGTCACCATAAGATGACGATAACTTATCCCAGGATAAAAGCTCAACCCCTTGTTC is drawn from Candidatus Oleimmundimicrobium sp. and contains these coding sequences:
- a CDS encoding cofactor-independent phosphoglycerate mutase, which produces MKYVFLVPDGAADYPLEKLDGKTPLQVAKKPNMDFIAKNGITGMVKTVPDGMKPGSDVANLSLLGYDPKKYYTGRGPLEAANMEIYLEQDEVAFRCNLITASDDILVDYGAGHISSEEARILIQALNEGLGNKGLSFYPGISYRHLMVTKGDYSRTLCIPPHDITGQSINKNLPKGENSSLLRKLMVSSREILENHEVNIRRKKMGKNPANMIWLWGQGIAPSMPAFSEKYGLAGGVVSAVDLIKGIGRCIRLKVIDVPGATGYFDTDYLAKANYALYALKKLDFIFVHVEAPDEAGHSGDIEAKIEAIEQFDSKVVGTILEGLKDFDYKIIVAPDHPTPISIKTHVADPVPFAIYQAGIKPDGVEVFDESVAKLSLLRVDEGYRLMDLFLKR